The genome window TTTAGTTATTGCAAcattattagttttcttttttttcttttttaaagattttacttatttatttgagagagagagagagagaatgtacacaagcagggagggaggagcagagggaaaaggagaagcagactcaccccTGAGCAGGGAACACAATGAAGCCCAAtgcccaaaggcagatgcttaactgactgagccacccaggtgcccaacaataTCAGTTTTCTATTAAAGTTTGTAAATACTGATACTCAATTTCCATACTTCTGTTGCAGATCAGTAATTAAAAGTTTATAGTAAGTGAAAGACTTCAGTCCACACTGGGAGCATCAACACTGCTGAGGGAGACATAAACCAGTAATAAAagttctgaatttctttttttttttaattttattatgttatgttagtcaccatacaatacatcattagtttttggtgtggtgatccacgatccattgttttcgtataacacccagttctccatgcagtacgtgccctccttaatacccatcacagggctaaccaattccccctcccctctaaaaccctgtttgtttctcagagtccatagtctctcatggttcatctctccctccgatttcccctgccttcatttttctcttccttctcctaatgtcctccatgctattccttatgttccacaaataagtgaaaccatatgataattgactttctctgcttgacttatttcacttagcataatctcctccagtcccatccatgttgatgtaaaaattgggtattcatcctttctgatggctgagtaatattccattgtatgtatggaccacatcttctttatccattcctctgttgaagggcatcttggctctttccacagtttggctattgcagacattgctgctatgaacaaagTTCTGAATTTCAATCCAGTAGAGAATCCATCAAGTTAAcaaataattaaagtaaaatatagcATCAATactgtcaacgtctagtgcgttggggtccctgggtaagggtcgcgaaatcaccgggacacaggggatgcagagcaaaggcagcacttgcaactgcatactgccgtttatttcttgacatcttttatgctctttacaatcaaaatatattgttattgattaacaatgtaagcattaagatatcccgatacttctttacgcaagagaggacaaaatcaaattcggttgcaccggaataattacatatcttaagtaaatctcattctctgatcagttcttatgcaaaggtaccttatgacccattccccgaaactacataaaatcaaaccctatgcaggaatgctgagatcagacaacaccccgcatatacatttgaagcaggatgttatctgatcatcacatccccgcacacgaagccactctctttggtgggcgtcacaaggaacaatgtgcccaagattactcaaaacatcatgagccatttctcagctgaccggatgcctgaggcataggcacacaacaaggcgagggagacttttccccctctcaggcctgggcgttcccgaccttaccctgcgtgcgccacagcacacaaacaattccggccacagagggctcacatgcctatgttggcctcaattccttcttttttcttttgtttagaaagaaACGCCCACCAAAGGGTGGCAATAGACTTCCGGGAAGGTCgaacaaaacatacatacatgcacagaaaacagcatataacaaaaattaatgaaattccgATTCCTCCAGCGGTATGCCCTAAGCTCTGAATAATTCCCTTCGGGTCTAGTCCTTCAAATTGCTTCAAAAACGACTGAGCCAATGTAGCAGCATCCTCATTCTCAAAGggttttccaaatatctcctgAAATATTAGTATGCAAATTATTAATCATATCTGTCACCGATGAATTGCCCTCTAAATATTTCTGGATAATACTCCAATCATGTTGAGATTCATTATATCTTAAATTAGTAATACAAAAGGATGTGGAATTCCAATCACAACGCAACCAAATTTGTCTTTCAATTGTTAAAACCTTCTTCCCTAACCAACTAACAGTTTGTCTAAGAACATCTATCTGCGTTTGCAAACGAGTATCAATCATAGTTTGGGAAAGCCAAAGATCCCGTGAATCACGGTGCcaattttctacaaaatgtttaGTTTGCAAAGATGTATGTAACGCAATTCCAGAAACAGTGGCTAATGTGGTTACCGTAATTAAACTTAGAATGACCGCTACAACAATACCAATCAATCGTTTAGTTCgttttaaaactttcctgaaaAATTCCAATACCAGAGCATCCACTGGATTTTGAGCCCATAGACGTTCTAAATTTACCGGAAGCCAAATATGAGAGCGTTGTTgcaaaatcataagagaatatcctGGTTTAAATTCTATAGAACTATTAATACAAGAATACAATTGACATTTAATACAGCTAATTccatcattaaaactaaaatttcctaTCAAAATTAGATATGGTAAAGGTACACATGCGgttacattaatttctttaaaaatggtgaaattataAGCCGACGCAGTCTTTGCTGTGCCGGAAAAGGTTCCATTATAAAGTCTGACAGTCTTAAGCGCAGCTGCAACTTTCCATAAGTGTGTTTGAATATGATCTGGAAATTTTTGATGTGATATGCGAGGGTCTGCGATGCCGCCATCTCCCCAAGCCATCAATCGATGATTTACTACAGATTCATTCCATCGGTTCCGTGGGGGCATCCTATAAGACAAGGATAAATTACAGCGCAAGACATCCCACTCtgaacaattttgtaaaaattgaccATATGGTCCCCACATAAGCAGATCCTTATAATATTTTGCAAACCTACCAACACATTCCTGCCATTTAAATGGCTTATAAGCCATTCCAATATAAGTAAAATCAGGACAAGCAGGGAACGAGGGAAATTCATCAAAGGTGACATTTCCCCAGGTCATATTAAGAGACCATGCTTCAAGCCTCTGTAATTGAGTGCGAGAGGAATTAACCATTGGTCCAGGTAAAATCCAATTCTGCCAATTCATATTTACACATGGCGAGGGACCCAAGCAAATATATGGACCATCCCCTCtatgcaggaaattaaaaaaggtaCCGTCATCCTGATTAAGATAAGTCAGATTCTTCCAAGGAGGCGAAAGTATCATCGGGGAGGtataaatgggaatatttgcACTTCCCCAAGGTGCAGGTTCCATCATAGGTGGGTTAGGTATATAAGCCCAATAACTTACATTAGTCGCCTCAATAGGAGGGGATGACATAGTAAGCAAAGCGCACATGGCCAAGAACAAATGCTCAGGTGTACAAGGCTTCCTTGTTTGCTTCAAgattttctgtccctccccagcaagTTTTTTAATATGCCCCCAAGTGGGTAAAGCAAGAGGCGGAGGCCGCCAATGATGACGCCTATCCAAATGTAAGTGAGCCATAGCTTGCAGGAGAGATTCATCAGCTTGTAACAACGATTCATGCACTCTCGGGGCCTTCATGCGTCGCCTGACAGCCGTCCGAATTAGTTCGTGACCGGATCCACCTTGCCGGGAGCCAGGAACAGGTTTGTCCATCTTCTGTGGAAACATAAGCATAACCTTTCCCTCTATAAAGCAACACTCCTGGCTGCCATTCTGCATCCGCAGCGGGCTTAAACCATATATGTTCATTCAAGGGAAGAGGAGCCGTCTCTCCCTCTATGAACTGTTTTTCTGCTCTCGAGAGAATATCTCCCTGCGGAAGATTCAAGAAATTCAATGTAAACAATACTTGTGACAAAATGGAACGTGCATTAGATTgagtaaatgataatatatgatctgttttcctcctttttaattttttaatttgcaattttaaagtattgtgtGCACGCTCCACAATGGCCTGTCCTTGGGGATTATATTCAATGCCTGTTTTATGCATTATACCATATTGCAAACAGAAAGcttgaaattttttacttttatatgctgGCCCATTATCTGTCTTGACACTGGAAGGTAAACCCATCACAGCAAACGTTTCtaataaatgagtaataacaTGTTGTGTAGTTTCACCCATTTGTGCTGTGGCCCATATAAATTGAGAATAAGTATCTATTACAACATGTACATAAGATAAGCGACCAAATTGTGCCACATGAGTAACATCCATTTGCCAAAGTTCGTTGGCATAAGTTCCTCGAGGATTAACCCCAGCTTTTACAGCACGTAAGTGTAAAGGTCTGCAAATAGGacactgttttataatttgttttgcttGACGATAAGGAATTTTATATTGAACATGTAATCTACCAGCATTGGTATGCAATAAATTATGTTCCTCGTCTGCAGATGCAAATGACACCAAAGCGTCTACTTGAGCattgccataagccaaggaaccaGGAAGATTAGTATGAGAGCGAATATGAGTTACATAAATACGAGTATTACGATTTCTTAACAAAGTttgtaagagtaaaaataaactaagtagGTTGGACTTATTAGAACATACCACggcagtatatacatttttaacgaCCCCAACAGCATATGCTGAATCAGCAAGAATATTCACAGCCGAGGGAAAATCTTTTAATACTTGGGCGAtggcaaataattcattttgttggactgaattaaaatctgtattttgaaccCAATACCTTTTAGTTGTCCAATATGCACTTTTAGTTTTTGACCCATCTGTAAACACAGTGGGTGCATTAACCAAAGGTTGTTCACTAATTATATCCtgaataataaattcttgtttacgaaaacaatcccataattttcctttaggaaaatggTAATTAATTTGTCCCACATACCCTGCAAGGGCAATCTGTAATTCCTCTATATTccgtaacaaaaatgaaaattgatcttTAGAAAGAGGAATAATTATATCCATAATATCACATCCGGTCATAATTATAGCTCTATCTCGAGCCTGTTCTATCAAATATGCAATCTGAATACCATAAGGagtgatattttttgaaaaatgatgtctAGTATAAATCCATTCAGCAGGCAACTCTTTTTGTCCAATAATAGCTGTGGGATATtgccatgtatttaaaatatacattgtcaAGGGTAAAGAAGGATCAATGCGAGTAAGAAAAgcggatttaattttttcttccacgaattgtaattccttttctgcttccgcAGTAAGCTGTCGGGGACTAtgaatatcagaatttccttgtaatgtatcaaataaattatgtaattgatAAGTAGGGATACCTAAAGATGGCCGTAACCAATTAATATctcctaataatttttgaaaatcattcaaaGTCTTCAAATTATCCCTTCGTATAGCTATTTTTTGTGGTCtaacagtatttctttctatcacatatcctaaataatttataatacttcctttttgaattttttctggagcaattaccaatccaaaaggaataaaatactctggcaataattttaagatttcttctaacTCATTTTGATGGGGGCTAGCAAACAAAATATCATCCATATAATGAGCTATATACACCTGAGGCCACTTTTGACGCACGGGACGCAAGGCAGCGTCAACATAAAGTTGACATATCGTAGGGGAATTCATCATGCCTTGAGGCAAAACCTTCCATTGAAACCTTTGGTGAGGTCCCTGCCTATTTatagaaggaagtgaaaaggcaAAACGCTTCCTATCATCTTTATGTACAGGGATAGTGAAAAAACAATCCTGTAGATCAATTACCATTGTATGCCAATCCCTCGGCAAGGCAGCCGGTGAAGGTACCCCAGGCTGGAGAGCCCCCATGGGGAACATGGAGTTATTAACTCCACGTAAATCTGTAAGTAAACGCCATttacctgaagttttctttatgaCAAAAATTGGAGAGTTCCACGGAGAAGTGGAATGTTCAatatgttgtttttgtaattgCTCTCTTACCAATTGGTGTGCAGCAGCCAATTTTTCCTTAGTTAATGGCCGTTGTTCAATCCACAAGGGATCTTCggatttccataatattttaataggttcCATCTATAATCAAAATTCCAGGTGAGCTCCCCACTGTTCTAAAACATCacggcctaaaatatttaaaggaacatctaaaatatatggttttaacACGGCCAGTTGCCCATCCTGGGAGGTAAATGTTACAAATTGAGTGGCTAAGCCAATACTTCGGACAGGTGCCTTGCCAACTCCTTTTATCTGACAAGGAATCTCATTATAGGGGATATTTTCAGGCCAATCAACAGTTTTGATAATAGTGATATCTGACCCTGTATCCAACAAGACAGTAATATCTTTCGTATTCAATTTAACTGTCATCAAGGGCTGCATACGAGTTATTTGTGTAgcccaaaaaacacatttttgatccGTACTGCCAAACCCTCCATGCCTGACAGCGGTAGTCTGACCTATGGGGAGATAGGGTAATAACAATAACTGGGCAATTCG of Halichoerus grypus chromosome 4, mHalGry1.hap1.1, whole genome shotgun sequence contains these proteins:
- the LOC118544384 gene encoding endogenous retrovirus group K member 13-1 Env polyprotein-like, whose amino-acid sequence is MQLQVLPLLCIPCVPVISRPLPRDPNALDVDNWRPNRDPEGRSGRKMDKPVPGSRQGGSGHELIRTAVRRRMKAPRVHESLLQADESLLQAMAHLHLDRRHHWRPPPLALPTWGHIKKLAGEGQKILKQTRKPCTPEHLFLAMCALLTMSSPPIEATNVSYWAYIPNPPMMEPAPWGSANIPIYTSPMILSPPWKNLTYLNQDDGTFFNFLHRGDGPYICLGPSPCVNMNWQNWILPGPMVNSSRTQLQRLEAWSLNMTWGNVTFDEFPSFPACPDFTYIGMAYKPFKWQECVGRFAKYYKDLLMWGPYGQFLQNCSEWDVLRCNLSLSYRMPPRNRWNESVVNHRLMAWGDGGIADPRISHQKFPDHIQTHLWKVAAALKTVRLYNGTFSGTAKTASAYNFTIFKEINVTACVPLPYLILIGNFSFNDGISCIKCQLYSCINSSIEFKPGYSLMILQQRSHIWLPVNLERLWAQNPVDALVLEFFRKVLKRTKRLIGIVVAVILSLITVTTLATVSGIALHTSLQTKHFVENWHRDSRDLWLSQTMIDTRLQTQIDVLRQTVSWLGKKVLTIERQIWLRCDWNSTSFCITNLRYNESQHDWSIIQKYLEGNSSVTDMINNLHTNISGDIWKTL